One segment of Thermococcus profundus DNA contains the following:
- a CDS encoding FKBP-type peptidyl-prolyl cis-trans isomerase has product MTKVQKGDVVRLHYTGKVKETGEIFDTTYEEVAKEAGIYSEKGIYGPVPIAVGAGHVLRGLDEQLEGLEVGKKYEIIVPPEKGFGKRDPKLIKTFTLGQFRRRGMYPIPGMEIEFEGSDGKKLRGRVLSVSSGRVRVDFNHPYAGKHLVYEVEVVEKVEDPIEKVKAMIELRLPMVDKEKVVIEVGEKDVTVNFSPVLESVDKNTLVLGEILLESDLKFIGYEEVKFKPTVEELLKPSEAGGESEEAGEGEENEGTSESPETVENATETPQEEGKEGEETVVEDEKVEEVPSEGSPQGEASVEAPGEQSHSEDEQEE; this is encoded by the coding sequence ATGACGAAGGTTCAGAAGGGAGACGTCGTAAGGCTTCACTACACCGGAAAGGTCAAGGAAACCGGCGAGATATTTGACACTACCTATGAGGAGGTTGCCAAAGAGGCCGGGATCTACAGCGAGAAGGGTATCTACGGCCCGGTTCCAATAGCGGTTGGGGCGGGTCACGTTCTCAGGGGATTGGATGAGCAGCTTGAGGGCCTTGAGGTCGGGAAGAAGTACGAGATAATCGTCCCGCCCGAGAAGGGCTTTGGGAAGCGCGATCCCAAACTCATCAAGACCTTCACCCTCGGCCAGTTCAGGAGAAGGGGAATGTACCCGATTCCGGGGATGGAGATTGAGTTTGAGGGCAGCGACGGGAAGAAGCTTAGGGGAAGGGTTCTAAGCGTCTCAAGCGGAAGGGTTCGGGTTGACTTCAACCACCCCTACGCCGGCAAACATCTCGTCTACGAAGTCGAGGTCGTTGAGAAGGTGGAGGATCCTATAGAGAAAGTCAAGGCCATGATAGAGCTTCGCCTGCCGATGGTCGACAAGGAGAAGGTCGTAATAGAGGTGGGGGAGAAGGACGTCACCGTGAACTTCAGCCCTGTACTGGAGAGCGTCGATAAGAACACGCTCGTCCTCGGCGAGATACTCCTTGAGAGCGACCTCAAGTTCATAGGCTACGAGGAGGTCAAGTTCAAGCCGACGGTTGAGGAACTCCTAAAGCCATCTGAAGCGGGGGGAGAATCTGAAGAAGCCGGGGAAGGCGAAGAAAACGAAGGCACTTCAGAATCTCCGGAAACCGTTGAGAATGCCACGGAAACCCCACAAGAGGAGGGAAAAGAGGGCGAGGAAACAGTGGTAGAAGACGAGAAGGTTGAGGAGGTCCCGTCTGAGGGCTCTCCACAGGGAGAAGCGTCCGTAGAGGCCCCGGGAGAACAATCCCACTCTGAGGATGAGCAGGAGGAGTGA
- the mrtA gene encoding CPBP family archaeomyxosortase MrtA produces MGVRRNPYVLFLILLPVSFVPRLFGGFLESWALWLTLWYLIIPLVVSLSLGFKLRDLGLARPSGGWRAFGVLLMLAVVLSFAGIFVPSMRGYYPRFAYSSWWEFGEKEMIMGLVMFAHEAFFRGFLLFPLVRENKELAILAQDIPYTLVHLGKPGVEVPYSFFAGIVFGWLDLKSGSFLLSFLLHWLGSAFFDFLCALVKAGVIPL; encoded by the coding sequence ATGGGTGTTCGGAGAAATCCCTATGTTCTTTTTCTTATCCTTCTGCCGGTTTCTTTTGTACCCCGACTCTTTGGGGGCTTCCTGGAAAGCTGGGCCCTCTGGCTGACTCTGTGGTACCTCATCATCCCGCTAGTAGTTTCCCTCTCTCTCGGCTTCAAGCTGAGGGATCTTGGACTTGCCCGTCCAAGTGGAGGATGGAGGGCTTTCGGTGTCCTACTGATGCTGGCGGTCGTTCTCAGCTTTGCCGGCATCTTCGTTCCTTCCATGAGGGGTTACTACCCCCGATTTGCCTATTCGAGCTGGTGGGAGTTTGGGGAGAAGGAAATGATTATGGGTCTCGTAATGTTTGCCCATGAGGCATTTTTCAGAGGCTTTCTGCTATTCCCCCTGGTAAGGGAGAATAAAGAGCTCGCCATCCTTGCTCAGGACATTCCGTACACTCTGGTACACCTTGGCAAACCCGGGGTGGAGGTGCCGTACTCCTTCTTCGCTGGCATCGTTTTTGGGTGGCTTGATTTAAAGTCTGGAAGCTTCCTTTTGAGCTTTCTGCTCCACTGGCTCGGCTCGGCGTTCTTTGACTTCCTCTGTGCCCTCGTTAAGGCGGGAGTGATTCCGCTGTAA
- a CDS encoding RuvB-like helicase — protein sequence MPIIEEVAAPRSLERVGMHSHIRGLGLDENGKAKFMADGMVGQVKAREAAGIAVQLIKKGKLAGKGILLAGPTGSGKTAIAMGIARELGEDVPFVQIAGSEIYSSEVNKTEFLKQAMRRAIGVRISEERKVYEGEVKKIEVRKTKHPFNPYVEIPESVIITLRTKDDEKTIRAGREIAYQLMESDIEEGDVIQIDAETGRISKVGTTKEEEGLFFKKKVNLPSGPVLKIKEFTYTVTLHDLDVANARGNIFGLLFSTGAEISDEVRSRVDETVKKWIEEGRAVLVPGVLFIDECHMLDIEAFSFLARAMESELAPILILATNRGMTTIRGTDIKAPHGIPIDMLDRLLIINTEPYKKEEVREIVKIRAKEEKIEISEEAIEYLAELGEKTSLRYAVQLLAPASILARGGKVEKEHVEKAKEYFADLRRSIKFVEKLEGMLQ from the coding sequence ATGCCCATCATCGAAGAAGTGGCCGCGCCAAGGAGCCTCGAGAGGGTGGGGATGCACTCCCACATAAGGGGCCTCGGCCTCGACGAGAACGGCAAGGCGAAGTTCATGGCCGACGGAATGGTGGGACAGGTTAAGGCGAGGGAAGCGGCTGGAATAGCGGTCCAGCTAATAAAGAAGGGCAAACTGGCCGGCAAGGGAATACTGCTGGCGGGCCCTACGGGAAGCGGTAAAACAGCCATAGCCATGGGCATAGCCAGGGAACTAGGCGAAGATGTGCCCTTCGTCCAGATAGCTGGAAGCGAGATCTACTCAAGTGAGGTGAACAAAACGGAGTTCCTTAAGCAGGCCATGAGACGAGCCATCGGAGTCAGGATAAGCGAGGAGAGGAAGGTCTACGAGGGAGAGGTCAAAAAGATAGAGGTCAGGAAGACCAAGCACCCCTTCAACCCCTACGTTGAGATACCCGAGAGTGTGATAATAACCCTCCGCACCAAGGACGACGAGAAGACGATAAGGGCGGGCAGGGAGATCGCCTACCAGCTCATGGAGAGCGACATCGAGGAAGGGGACGTTATCCAGATCGATGCCGAAACCGGCAGGATATCCAAGGTTGGAACAACGAAGGAGGAAGAGGGGCTTTTCTTCAAGAAGAAGGTCAACCTCCCGAGCGGCCCGGTTCTCAAGATCAAGGAGTTCACCTACACCGTCACACTTCACGACCTAGACGTTGCAAACGCCCGCGGCAACATATTCGGCCTGCTCTTCAGCACGGGGGCAGAGATAAGTGATGAAGTCAGGAGCAGGGTTGATGAAACCGTCAAGAAGTGGATAGAGGAAGGAAGGGCCGTTCTCGTTCCGGGAGTTCTCTTCATCGACGAGTGCCACATGCTCGATATCGAGGCGTTCTCGTTCCTGGCAAGGGCCATGGAAAGCGAACTCGCGCCGATACTCATCCTGGCCACAAACAGGGGCATGACGACGATAAGGGGCACCGACATAAAAGCTCCGCACGGGATCCCCATAGACATGCTCGACAGGCTCCTCATAATAAACACCGAACCGTACAAGAAGGAGGAGGTCAGGGAAATAGTAAAGATCCGCGCGAAGGAAGAGAAGATTGAGATAAGCGAGGAGGCAATTGAATACCTAGCTGAGCTCGGCGAGAAGACCAGCCTGCGCTATGCAGTCCAGCTTCTAGCACCAGCCAGCATACTTGCCAGGGGTGGAAAGGTCGAGAAGGAGCACGTGGAGAAGGCCAAGGAATACTTCGCAGACCTCAGGAGAAGCATCAAGTTCGTGGAGAAGCTTGAGGGAATGCTCCAGTGA
- a CDS encoding protein-L-isoaspartate(D-aspartate) O-methyltransferase, giving the protein MDEDELKGLWKKTVKRLELEEILKDGEVKGALLKIPRYLFVEERYRGYAHVDEPLPIPAGQTVSAPHMVVIMLQLAKLRPKMKVLEIGTGSGWNAALIAELVKTDVYTIERIPELVEFARKNIERAGYSHRVHVIQGDGTKGFPPKAPYDRIIVTAGAPDIPKPLVEQLKPGGKLIIPVGNYHLWQDLLEVIKLPDESVRVKNHGGVAFVPLIGEYGWHG; this is encoded by the coding sequence ATGGATGAGGACGAGCTGAAGGGACTCTGGAAGAAGACAGTCAAAAGGCTGGAACTTGAGGAGATCCTGAAAGATGGGGAAGTCAAAGGGGCCCTTCTCAAGATCCCAAGGTATCTTTTCGTTGAGGAGAGGTACAGAGGATACGCACACGTTGATGAACCCCTCCCAATCCCCGCGGGCCAGACGGTAAGCGCCCCGCATATGGTAGTCATAATGCTTCAGCTGGCTAAACTGAGGCCCAAAATGAAAGTTCTGGAGATTGGAACCGGGAGCGGCTGGAACGCGGCTTTGATAGCGGAGCTCGTGAAGACCGACGTATACACCATCGAGAGGATTCCTGAGCTGGTCGAGTTCGCAAGGAAGAACATTGAGAGGGCAGGTTATTCCCACAGAGTCCACGTCATCCAGGGGGATGGGACGAAGGGCTTTCCCCCTAAAGCTCCCTACGACAGGATCATAGTTACGGCAGGGGCACCGGATATTCCAAAGCCGCTCGTTGAGCAGCTGAAGCCGGGCGGAAAGTTGATAATTCCCGTGGGAAACTACCACCTCTGGCAGGATCTTTTGGAAGTTATTAAGCTCCCAGATGAATCGGTAAGGGTCAAAAACCACGGCGGCGTTGCGTTCGTTCCACTGATAGGTGAGTACGGGTGGCATGGGTGA
- the flaJ gene encoding archaellar assembly protein FlaJ gives MSDGKISIFTKADLDMKTYIRKILIPYVAISAVLFIVAAIFSNLLMISSALSLLLYSIPVILLIYAAVYPYIVADSKKISINSHIPYFITYFAVLSTSEMGRSDLIRILAHDPKLGAIASELKKVYVIVEKLHRSMPEAFRFLARRTPSKVFADFLDRLAYSLDSGVDMKEYLFQEQKTVMDDYETFYEGALYDLDVFKEIYESIIISVVFMASFIIIGPLITGQDIGKLSLYTLAIILAAEIGVFLVIKFRMPEDPIWASTKGIETERMKRLKRAAQISVLGIVITGLAYYLFIGPRFEIPKPFVVALVLTPLYYVGHLAAKEEESIFRKDENFAAFIRSLSSSLAASGTSLVLVLKYLSAHDFGSLTDDIRALYRRLAIRVDRERAWDFFIAGTGSWLIGIFSEIFREAIRLGAEPDYVGLVISRNFERLVRLRRKRQQSMASFIGIIYGLTASFAFALAASFQVAASINTLFGQLQIPTEYIGDIIHVIPPTGMSFVMYVMLTIMIIHSLLSALAIKTADGGHWIVALKYFVILLWIFAAGMYAGQVLMERMMGITSGGSQTQLLGVLFSAL, from the coding sequence GTGAGCGACGGAAAGATCAGCATCTTCACCAAGGCAGACCTTGACATGAAGACCTACATACGCAAGATCCTCATACCCTACGTGGCCATTTCAGCGGTTCTCTTCATAGTCGCGGCCATATTCTCCAACCTTCTGATGATATCGTCCGCCCTCTCACTCCTCCTCTACTCCATCCCGGTCATTCTCCTCATATACGCCGCGGTTTACCCCTACATAGTGGCTGACTCAAAGAAGATCTCGATAAACTCCCACATTCCTTACTTCATAACCTACTTCGCTGTCCTCTCGACGAGCGAGATGGGGAGGTCCGACCTGATAAGGATACTCGCCCACGATCCAAAGCTAGGGGCAATAGCCAGCGAGCTCAAGAAAGTCTACGTGATCGTGGAAAAGCTCCACAGATCCATGCCCGAGGCCTTCCGCTTTCTCGCGAGAAGAACCCCGAGCAAGGTCTTCGCGGACTTCCTCGACAGGCTGGCATACTCCCTCGACAGCGGTGTCGACATGAAGGAGTACCTCTTCCAAGAGCAGAAAACAGTTATGGACGACTACGAGACATTTTACGAGGGCGCCCTCTACGATCTGGACGTGTTCAAAGAGATCTATGAGTCAATAATCATCTCCGTCGTCTTCATGGCCAGCTTCATCATCATAGGACCCCTGATCACGGGTCAGGATATAGGAAAGCTCTCCCTCTACACCCTGGCAATCATCCTGGCGGCTGAGATAGGTGTTTTCCTAGTCATAAAGTTCAGAATGCCGGAGGATCCGATATGGGCCAGCACCAAGGGGATAGAGACCGAGAGAATGAAGCGCCTGAAGAGGGCGGCTCAGATCTCCGTTCTTGGGATCGTCATAACCGGCCTAGCGTACTATCTCTTCATAGGACCGCGGTTTGAGATACCCAAGCCCTTCGTAGTGGCCCTGGTGCTCACCCCCCTCTACTACGTTGGCCACCTCGCGGCCAAGGAGGAAGAGTCAATATTTAGAAAGGACGAGAACTTCGCCGCATTCATAAGGAGTCTGAGCTCATCACTGGCCGCGAGCGGCACCTCCCTCGTCCTCGTCCTCAAGTACCTAAGCGCCCACGACTTTGGATCGCTTACCGACGACATAAGGGCCCTCTACAGGCGGCTGGCAATCAGAGTGGACCGGGAGAGGGCCTGGGACTTCTTCATAGCCGGAACCGGAAGCTGGCTCATTGGAATCTTCTCCGAGATATTCAGGGAGGCAATAAGGCTCGGTGCCGAGCCCGACTACGTTGGCTTGGTCATAAGCAGGAACTTCGAGCGGCTGGTCAGGCTGAGGAGAAAGAGGCAGCAGAGCATGGCCAGCTTCATAGGTATAATCTACGGACTCACGGCCTCTTTCGCCTTTGCCCTTGCGGCCTCCTTTCAGGTCGCAGCGTCTATAAACACTCTCTTCGGCCAGCTCCAGATCCCGACGGAGTACATAGGCGACATAATCCACGTCATTCCGCCGACTGGAATGAGCTTCGTCATGTACGTTATGCTTACGATAATGATAATCCACTCTCTCCTCTCCGCCCTCGCTATAAAGACCGCCGACGGCGGCCACTGGATAGTCGCCCTCAAGTACTTCGTGATACTCCTCTGGATCTTTGCCGCGGGCATGTACGCCGGTCAGGTTCTAATGGAGAGGATGATGGGCATTACGAGCGGAGGAAGCCAAACCCAGCTCCTCGGTGTCCTCTTCAGCGCCCTCTGA
- a CDS encoding type II/IV secretion system ATPase subunit, producing the protein MAAQMIKSDTLEDAMQRNPHLRRYVENFRKKYGKLPEFYAQLSRDMKDIMYPNILYPVGDPIFIHIYGDPKTEKKYIVIEPRIENINEERKYEMVKDKILEIAPTREIPEDQEEFERFLDSLFDEAVLALVKSKQKIGGTKEAFTITKEEMEKFRYLIKRDIIGIGPLEPLARDPYIEDIHIIGANYVSLVHKIFEALPTNITFGDNVKLADYFKNIAERIGRPVSDRNPIVDGALPDGSRINIIYSPDISLKGPSATIRKFSATPISIVQLINWGTLSAEVAAYLWIALEYGMSVFVCGETASGKTTLLNSIIPFIKPGSKIYTAEDTPEVQVPHPTWQRLITRERGPEESRVTLFDLLKAALRSRPNYIIVGEIRGAEGAIAFQAMQTGHPVMSTFHAGDIKKMIQRFTGSPINVPITFIDNLNIAVFQQAVYVKGKFLRRTISVVEIEGYYEELGGVATRNVFEWDPVADKHIFRGFNNSYILENKIAEVAGYEDPKEIYNELFLRARILQRMGELGITNYWDVYREIKAFYQRGIEGLSFRI; encoded by the coding sequence ATGGCCGCGCAGATGATCAAGAGCGACACCCTGGAAGATGCCATGCAGAGAAACCCACACCTCAGGAGGTACGTGGAAAACTTCAGGAAAAAATACGGAAAACTGCCCGAGTTCTACGCCCAGCTCAGCAGAGACATGAAGGACATAATGTACCCCAACATCCTCTATCCCGTCGGAGATCCAATATTCATCCACATATACGGCGACCCTAAAACAGAGAAAAAGTACATAGTCATCGAGCCCAGGATCGAGAACATAAACGAAGAAAGGAAGTACGAGATGGTTAAAGACAAGATCCTTGAGATAGCTCCAACCAGGGAAATTCCAGAGGATCAGGAAGAGTTCGAGAGGTTCCTAGATTCCCTCTTCGATGAGGCTGTTCTGGCACTGGTGAAAAGCAAGCAGAAAATAGGGGGGACAAAGGAGGCCTTCACGATAACCAAGGAGGAGATGGAGAAGTTCCGCTACCTCATCAAGAGGGATATCATAGGAATCGGTCCCCTCGAACCCCTAGCAAGGGATCCGTACATAGAGGATATCCACATCATAGGTGCGAACTACGTTTCCCTCGTCCACAAGATATTCGAGGCATTACCAACCAACATCACCTTCGGAGACAACGTTAAGCTGGCCGACTACTTCAAGAACATCGCGGAGCGCATAGGAAGGCCGGTCAGCGACAGGAACCCGATAGTCGACGGCGCCCTCCCCGACGGCTCGCGTATCAACATAATCTACTCCCCGGATATCTCCCTCAAGGGACCGAGCGCCACCATCCGTAAGTTCTCAGCCACCCCGATAAGCATCGTCCAGCTTATAAACTGGGGAACCCTGAGCGCTGAGGTCGCGGCGTACCTGTGGATAGCCCTTGAATACGGCATGAGTGTTTTTGTCTGCGGTGAGACCGCTTCAGGTAAGACAACGCTCCTGAACTCGATAATACCCTTCATCAAGCCGGGTTCAAAGATCTACACCGCTGAGGACACGCCGGAGGTTCAGGTGCCGCATCCAACCTGGCAGAGGCTCATAACGCGTGAGAGGGGCCCGGAGGAGAGCAGGGTCACCCTCTTCGACCTCCTGAAGGCGGCACTGCGTTCAAGGCCGAACTACATCATCGTCGGTGAGATCCGTGGTGCCGAGGGTGCCATAGCCTTCCAAGCAATGCAGACCGGCCACCCGGTCATGAGCACTTTCCACGCAGGTGACATCAAGAAGATGATACAGCGTTTCACCGGTTCCCCTATAAACGTCCCGATAACCTTCATCGACAACCTCAACATAGCCGTCTTCCAGCAGGCCGTCTACGTCAAGGGTAAGTTCCTCAGAAGGACGATCAGCGTCGTTGAGATAGAGGGCTACTACGAGGAGCTCGGCGGTGTTGCGACGAGGAACGTCTTTGAGTGGGACCCTGTGGCTGACAAGCACATATTCCGCGGTTTCAACAACTCCTACATCCTTGAGAACAAGATAGCAGAGGTCGCGGGTTACGAGGACCCCAAAGAGATTTACAACGAACTCTTCCTTAGGGCTAGAATTCTCCAGAGGATGGGAGAGCTGGGCATAACCAACTACTGGGACGTCTACCGCGAGATCAAGGCCTTCTACCAGCGCGGTATCGAGGGTCTGAGCTTTAGGATCTGA
- a CDS encoding ATPase domain-containing protein, whose amino-acid sequence MVEELLKMELKGDELHRRLGGGIPAGTIMLLEGDRGTGKSIFVQRLLYGFLMNGYTASYISSQYTTVEYIKQMGSLGYDIIPFLIRKKLVFVSLYPLLSGISEKRKFLSRLLGEPRLWEPNVMIIDSFSSLLSREQDPNAVRDFLLYVKKLASLDKVIILTANTEEIDRDSLFVLEEAATMLVRLNVKVFGGDLKNSATIVKYNNAKGIFQKIIPFRVEPKVGLIVEIAAVV is encoded by the coding sequence GTGGTCGAGGAACTGCTCAAGATGGAACTCAAGGGCGACGAGCTTCACCGTCGTCTCGGTGGAGGAATCCCCGCAGGGACAATCATGCTCTTAGAGGGAGACAGGGGTACTGGTAAGTCCATATTCGTCCAGAGGCTGCTCTACGGCTTCCTCATGAACGGCTACACTGCCAGCTACATCTCCAGCCAGTACACCACCGTTGAGTACATAAAGCAGATGGGCTCGCTCGGCTACGACATAATCCCTTTTCTAATCAGAAAGAAGCTCGTCTTTGTTTCCCTGTATCCACTTCTCAGTGGAATAAGCGAGAAGAGGAAGTTTCTCAGCAGGCTCCTCGGTGAGCCCCGACTCTGGGAGCCGAACGTCATGATAATCGACTCATTCTCATCACTCCTATCCAGGGAGCAGGATCCAAACGCCGTTAGGGATTTCCTCCTCTACGTGAAGAAGCTTGCCTCCCTGGACAAGGTGATAATACTGACCGCAAACACTGAGGAGATCGACAGAGATTCCCTCTTCGTCCTCGAGGAAGCGGCCACCATGCTGGTGAGGCTCAACGTCAAGGTCTTTGGTGGTGACTTGAAGAACTCGGCAACCATAGTCAAGTACAACAACGCCAAGGGCATCTTCCAGAAGATTATCCCCTTCCGCGTCGAACCCAAGGTAGGACTGATAGTAGAAATAGCGGCGGTGGTGTGA
- a CDS encoding flagellar protein G — MAAGGPASELIMFIVAIIVAGSVAGALAYVTNDIAHGINDNGALMADKLRTDFAIINDPNNIPTDADGKYMFYIKNIGKVSFPFSSDSVQVFIDGNIIPPANLTFTDVNNNEITSLNPYDVGVIHVQTTIDTGYHRIQIVLENGKKRSLVFKK; from the coding sequence ATGGCAGCAGGAGGGCCAGCGAGCGAGCTGATAATGTTCATCGTGGCGATAATCGTCGCTGGCAGTGTTGCGGGGGCTCTTGCCTACGTAACCAACGACATAGCCCACGGGATAAACGATAACGGAGCCCTGATGGCTGACAAGCTCAGGACGGACTTTGCGATAATCAACGATCCCAACAACATTCCCACAGATGCCGACGGGAAGTACATGTTTTACATCAAAAACATTGGAAAGGTGAGCTTCCCGTTCAGCAGCGACTCCGTGCAGGTCTTCATCGACGGCAACATCATCCCACCGGCGAACCTCACCTTCACGGACGTGAACAACAACGAGATAACATCCCTCAACCCGTACGATGTGGGAGTCATCCACGTTCAAACCACCATAGACACCGGGTACCACAGGATCCAAATAGTGCTCGAGAACGGCAAGAAGAGATCGCTGGTATTCAAGAAGTGA
- a CDS encoding flagellar protein translates to MGFSVSASAAIIFISFLVAAGTLYSAWDSSYSNVQAAREDWYSLRISQMYFNVNVVSLSRGDYDNDGSADDLEVVLGNNGTTVRALFDVIDDGIYIGNLDRGYLLPGGNLSYVVVNALVDTTNVHNETVSFPNGCIVWFAYQYSSTAPGVTLVSSATYCPTEVS, encoded by the coding sequence ATGGGGTTCAGTGTGTCAGCGAGTGCAGCGATAATCTTCATTTCATTTTTAGTGGCCGCCGGCACACTCTACTCCGCATGGGACAGCAGCTACAGCAACGTCCAGGCCGCCAGGGAGGATTGGTACAGTTTGAGGATATCTCAGATGTACTTTAACGTCAATGTAGTGAGTCTCTCAAGGGGAGATTATGATAACGATGGATCTGCCGATGACCTTGAAGTTGTACTTGGGAACAACGGCACCACAGTGAGGGCTTTGTTTGATGTCATTGATGATGGAATATACATCGGTAATCTGGACAGAGGCTACTTACTCCCTGGGGGAAATCTCAGTTACGTAGTCGTTAATGCCCTCGTAGATACTACTAATGTTCACAACGAGACCGTGTCTTTCCCCAATGGATGCATTGTTTGGTTCGCGTACCAGTATTCCTCAACGGCGCCAGGTGTAACTTTGGTAAGTTCCGCTACATACTGTCCAACGGAGGTGAGCTAA
- a CDS encoding FlaD/FlaE family flagellar protein has protein sequence MEIAGFVTEADINARLSELKGKVPTVVINDLREKLIARKDQLTPEQLDKIVKKVLETYGNQATKYEQLSRRVDELGKRLSDLGLQLSRLIESLEETKFKVHEKRAEEVTEKVEEVHERIGKLEEMLEKGEEEAIPEEAKKKLDELREKIEELEAKLTGKTATEMIEEAKSKVEELEKKLESGEEVTAEELAEAVESVEAAEAEAETPEEVPEEAAPEVEEIAPEIPEEEKVEEEIEEVEEVAVPEEAVVEEVPEETEVVEEAEVPEEMPEEEKVEEEIEEVEEVTAPEEIVEEAHVHEEVEVPSEVEVEEVPSPEVEEEKEEGGVEMAEKLQIPEDIANLLFEEEPRKARLEKLPEDVVSTMIALKWLGFLIDRVGIQNLERVLEFYYEIGWISEEVLNQLLRYAKGTRPHHRDPEWKPADKLTVQDHLISLLFIERLRGLRINRDVLDKLEREIKLLEKTLDEFYGI, from the coding sequence ATGGAGATAGCAGGGTTCGTCACTGAGGCAGACATAAACGCCAGGCTCTCAGAACTTAAGGGCAAGGTGCCAACGGTCGTCATCAACGACCTCAGGGAGAAGCTGATAGCCAGAAAGGACCAGCTCACGCCAGAGCAGCTCGACAAGATAGTCAAGAAGGTGCTCGAAACCTACGGCAACCAGGCCACTAAGTACGAACAGCTGAGCAGAAGGGTGGATGAACTTGGCAAGAGGCTGAGCGACCTCGGCCTTCAGCTGAGCAGGCTCATAGAAAGCCTCGAGGAGACCAAGTTCAAGGTTCACGAGAAGAGGGCCGAGGAGGTCACAGAGAAGGTTGAGGAGGTTCACGAGAGAATAGGGAAGCTCGAAGAGATGCTCGAAAAAGGTGAAGAGGAAGCCATACCCGAAGAGGCCAAGAAGAAGCTCGATGAGCTTCGCGAGAAGATCGAGGAGCTTGAAGCTAAGCTCACAGGAAAAACCGCAACTGAGATGATTGAAGAGGCAAAGTCCAAGGTCGAGGAGCTGGAGAAGAAGCTCGAAAGCGGCGAGGAGGTCACAGCAGAGGAACTCGCCGAGGCCGTGGAGAGTGTCGAAGCCGCCGAAGCAGAGGCGGAAACTCCTGAGGAGGTCCCAGAGGAGGCGGCACCTGAAGTTGAAGAAATTGCCCCAGAGATCCCCGAAGAGGAGAAAGTTGAGGAAGAAATTGAAGAAGTTGAAGAGGTAGCCGTTCCTGAGGAGGCGGTAGTGGAAGAAGTTCCCGAGGAAACCGAGGTCGTTGAAGAGGCCGAAGTGCCTGAGGAAATGCCCGAAGAGGAGAAAGTTGAGGAAGAAATTGAAGAAGTTGAAGAGGTAACCGCCCCCGAGGAAATTGTGGAGGAAGCTCACGTTCATGAAGAGGTAGAGGTTCCGTCCGAGGTTGAAGTTGAGGAGGTTCCTTCCCCCGAAGTTGAGGAAGAAAAAGAGGAAGGTGGTGTTGAGATGGCCGAGAAACTTCAGATTCCCGAGGATATTGCCAACCTGCTGTTCGAGGAAGAGCCCAGGAAGGCCAGACTTGAGAAACTGCCGGAAGACGTCGTATCAACCATGATAGCCCTCAAGTGGCTCGGGTTCCTCATCGACAGGGTCGGCATTCAGAACCTTGAGAGGGTCCTTGAGTTCTACTACGAGATAGGCTGGATAAGCGAGGAAGTGCTCAACCAGTTGCTCCGCTACGCGAAGGGAACCAGGCCGCACCACAGGGACCCGGAGTGGAAGCCGGCGGACAAGCTCACCGTGCAGGACCACCTCATAAGTCTGCTCTTCATCGAGAGGCTTAGAGGGCTCAGAATCAACAGAGACGTTCTCGACAAGCTGGAGAGGGAGATAAAGCTCCTGGAAAAGACGCTCGATGAGTTCTACGGAATCTGA
- a CDS encoding flagella accessory protein C, translated as MALAFLSSLFGGKKKKEELTAPEEEIAVEELEERVESREENEQINQLMERINEIENDLPRMKIGIDTLKKQIQELRDDIERLDKTIKDVMMLYEVISQEINPFKEQMGQENPLSNEIQELRKELEDLKMELAQVKNDIKVLAGYGVDLDSIIYEVLAEV; from the coding sequence ATGGCCCTAGCTTTCCTTTCATCTTTATTTGGAGGGAAAAAGAAGAAAGAAGAACTGACCGCCCCCGAAGAGGAGATTGCAGTAGAGGAGCTTGAGGAAAGGGTTGAGAGCAGGGAAGAGAACGAGCAGATAAACCAGCTCATGGAAAGGATAAACGAGATCGAAAACGACCTCCCGAGGATGAAGATAGGCATCGACACCCTGAAGAAGCAGATCCAGGAGCTCAGAGACGACATCGAGAGGCTGGACAAAACCATAAAGGACGTCATGATGCTCTACGAAGTCATCAGCCAGGAGATCAATCCGTTCAAAGAGCAGATGGGACAGGAGAACCCGCTCAGCAACGAGATACAGGAGCTCAGAAAGGAATTGGAGGATCTCAAGATGGAGCTTGCGCAGGTCAAGAACGACATTAAGGTGCTCGCTGGGTATGGTGTAGACCTCGACTCGATAATCTACGAAGTGCTCGCGGAGGTGTGA